The Tepidibacter aestuarii genome contains a region encoding:
- a CDS encoding DMT family transporter, producing the protein MDNIDKQKGFILVIIAAAFWGYMGVPTRNLGNLNFDPFEISFFRTLIASVFYFLYCLKKKPNSLKVDYKGIIFFMIYGISAFTLTFISYNISINYVSVSIATVLMFTCPVWVVVLSHFLFNEEINKNKSIAIILNLFGCFMISKGYEFSNFSISIKGIIFGLISGFSFALQGVLAKIVDEKYDKDCLLAYSFLFGTLFLIFFVDFKNTVNIFKGTNDMYFIIKNIIGVGLFNTVIANGSYVKAVEYLEASVCSIIVSLELVVAAIVAYFVFNEALEVLQIIGMIMVILSIVVINVKKKEKIDEDVENAEI; encoded by the coding sequence ATGGATAATATAGATAAGCAAAAAGGATTTATATTAGTTATTATAGCTGCTGCATTTTGGGGATATATGGGTGTTCCTACTAGAAATTTAGGAAATTTAAATTTTGATCCGTTTGAAATTTCTTTTTTTAGAACTTTAATTGCATCAGTATTTTATTTTTTATATTGTTTAAAGAAAAAACCGAATAGCCTGAAGGTTGATTATAAAGGAATAATATTTTTTATGATTTATGGAATAAGTGCATTTACATTAACCTTTATATCCTACAATATATCCATAAATTATGTTTCTGTATCTATAGCGACTGTTTTAATGTTTACATGCCCAGTTTGGGTAGTGGTTTTATCTCACTTTTTATTTAATGAAGAGATAAATAAAAATAAATCAATAGCTATAATACTGAACTTATTTGGTTGCTTTATGATATCGAAGGGATACGAATTCAGTAATTTTTCAATTAGTATAAAGGGAATAATATTTGGACTTATATCTGGATTTTCATTTGCACTTCAAGGAGTACTTGCTAAGATAGTTGATGAAAAATATGATAAGGACTGTCTTTTAGCATATTCATTTTTATTTGGAACTTTATTTTTAATATTTTTCGTAGATTTTAAAAATACTGTAAATATATTCAAAGGTACAAATGACATGTACTTTATAATAAAAAACATTATAGGAGTAGGTCTTTTTAATACTGTAATAGCTAATGGATCTTATGTAAAGGCAGTCGAGTACTTAGAGGCGAGTGTTTGCAGTATAATAGTGTCGCTAGAACTTGTAGTAGCTGCAATTGTAGCATATTTTGTATTTAACGAAGCTCTTGAGGTTCTTCAAATAATAGGTATGATTATGGTTATATTATCTATAGTTGTGATTAATGTTAAGAAAAAAGAAAAGATAGATGAAGATGTCGAAAATGCAGAAATATAA
- a CDS encoding ketoacyl-ACP synthase III, translating to MGYTNVKIKGIGAYQPCNIISNKYYIQAFKEIAVDVENILQKTGKNKRGIINNVNENSLTMAIKSAEKALKNANISAEQLDMIVFVSDTPEYLSPSNALIIANKINAKNANVVYDMNANCLGMLVALDQISCVMKMKEDIKYSLIVSGIYASSISREDCLVTYPMVGDAAAAIILEKKEEEIQRGIIESKYLTFSKYYENAMSPACGMTKARKDEVTEYDRKMKWIPFSMDFCPDVWAKMIKEFADKYKFQISDIDNFFLSQLTVNYLKKTAKLLDIEKYEDKFPYIGDVYGYTGATSPIIALHYALQTKNIKEGSKAIFASVGTGLILNSILYIF from the coding sequence GTGGGGTACACAAATGTAAAAATTAAAGGAATAGGAGCTTATCAGCCGTGTAACATTATAAGCAATAAATACTATATACAAGCTTTTAAAGAAATAGCTGTAGATGTAGAAAATATATTGCAAAAAACAGGGAAAAATAAAAGAGGAATAATAAATAACGTAAATGAAAATTCATTAACAATGGCAATAAAATCTGCAGAAAAAGCATTAAAAAATGCAAATATTTCTGCTGAACAGCTAGATATGATAGTATTTGTATCTGATACTCCTGAGTATTTGAGCCCTTCCAATGCTCTAATTATTGCTAATAAAATTAATGCAAAAAATGCAAATGTTGTTTATGATATGAATGCTAATTGTCTTGGTATGCTCGTAGCATTAGATCAAATAAGCTGTGTAATGAAAATGAAAGAAGATATAAAATATTCTTTAATAGTAAGTGGTATATATGCATCTTCAATATCAAGAGAAGATTGTTTAGTTACTTATCCTATGGTAGGTGATGCAGCTGCAGCAATAATTCTAGAAAAAAAAGAAGAGGAGATTCAAAGAGGAATTATTGAATCTAAATATTTGACATTTTCCAAATACTATGAAAATGCTATGTCTCCTGCTTGTGGAATGACTAAAGCAAGAAAAGATGAAGTTACTGAATACGATAGAAAAATGAAGTGGATACCTTTTTCTATGGATTTCTGTCCAGATGTATGGGCAAAAATGATAAAGGAATTTGCAGATAAATATAAATTTCAAATTAGCGATATAGATAATTTCTTTTTATCTCAACTTACAGTTAATTATTTAAAGAAAACAGCTAAACTACTAGACATTGAAAAATATGAGGATAAGTTTCCTTATATAGGAGATGTATATGGTTATACTGGAGCTACAAGTCCAATTATTGCTCTACATTATGCTTTACAAACAAAAAATATAAAAGAAGGAAGTAAAGCTATTTTTGCTTCAGTTGGAACGGGATTAATTCTAAACTCTATCTTGTATATATTCTAA
- a CDS encoding PTS sugar transporter subunit IIA, translating to MLNFFKKKNNQIIIKSPFEGEIVDITNVNDQMFSGKMLGDGVAVIPSSNKAVAPCDGEITQIFPTNHAFGITTKEGLEILVHIGIDTVNLKGEGFKRILEAGTSVKKGDTVVEADLDYIKNKGKDTITPIIITNMDKVECLDKNLKNIENVMDITLKK from the coding sequence ATGTTAAATTTTTTTAAGAAAAAGAATAACCAAATTATCATAAAATCTCCATTTGAAGGAGAAATTGTAGATATAACAAATGTAAATGACCAGATGTTTTCTGGTAAAATGCTTGGAGATGGAGTTGCTGTAATCCCATCTAGCAATAAAGCAGTGGCACCTTGTGATGGAGAGATTACTCAAATATTTCCTACAAATCACGCTTTTGGAATAACTACTAAAGAAGGATTAGAAATACTAGTTCATATAGGCATCGATACTGTGAATTTAAAGGGAGAAGGTTTTAAAAGAATATTAGAAGCAGGAACATCTGTTAAAAAAGGAGACACTGTTGTAGAAGCTGATTTAGACTATATAAAAAATAAAGGAAAAGACACTATAACTCCTATAATAATAACTAACATGGATAAAGTAGAATGTTTAGATAAAAATCTTAAAAATATAGAAAATGTTATGGATATAACTTTGAAAAAATAA
- a CDS encoding glycosyl hydrolase family 8, with product MKKLLFLISLCFTLLIFINFNLIYNSKKVDNIPIKTSYSEYNTLQFILNNMSNSKLGIYTNYLDSKEINIDKATGKDILSESQGLLLLYLLNKDDKHNFDKALKFTIKNLSLKNSTFAWRIREHEFEDNANCLIDDFRILKALILADEKWDDKDYSKKIKKISDGLLKYNTKDDICFDFYDIKNKITSKYTTISYIDLYTLKNLSLLDSRWKNIYESSKNIVLNSKIPNTSLYRYRYDIENKKYVDQKNIDLTQNLYTLIHLAEVDLISSKDIDWIYKEFKKDNKLYSQYSLDLNPASHIESTAIYSLASRLFYLVDEPKKSQELLNKCTAFQVSRKDSTLYGSFGNEQTKEVYSFDNLQYLLSISLLDI from the coding sequence ATGAAAAAATTATTGTTTCTAATCTCACTTTGTTTTACATTACTGATTTTTATAAATTTCAACTTAATCTATAATTCTAAAAAAGTCGATAATATACCTATCAAAACATCATATAGCGAATATAACACTCTACAATTTATACTAAACAACATGTCAAATTCAAAACTTGGAATATACACAAACTATTTGGATTCAAAAGAGATAAATATAGATAAGGCTACTGGAAAGGATATACTATCAGAATCTCAAGGCCTACTACTTCTATACCTTTTAAATAAAGATGATAAACATAATTTTGATAAAGCCTTAAAGTTTACCATTAAAAACTTATCTCTAAAAAACTCTACATTTGCATGGAGAATAAGAGAACATGAATTCGAAGACAACGCTAATTGTCTAATAGATGATTTTCGAATATTAAAAGCATTAATTCTTGCTGATGAAAAATGGGATGATAAAGATTATTCTAAAAAAATAAAAAAAATATCTGACGGTTTGTTAAAGTACAACACAAAGGACGATATATGCTTTGACTTTTACGATATAAAAAATAAAATCACCTCAAAATATACTACAATTTCATATATAGATTTATACACATTAAAAAATCTATCATTATTAGATAGTAGATGGAAAAATATATATGAAAGTTCTAAAAATATAGTACTAAACTCTAAAATACCTAATACAAGTTTATATAGATACAGATATGATATTGAGAATAAAAAATACGTAGATCAAAAAAATATAGATTTAACTCAAAATTTATACACACTAATACATTTAGCAGAAGTTGATTTAATATCATCAAAAGATATAGATTGGATATATAAAGAGTTCAAAAAAGACAATAAGCTATACTCCCAATATTCTTTGGATTTAAATCCTGCATCTCACATAGAATCCACAGCTATTTATTCACTTGCATCTAGATTATTCTATTTAGTTGATGAGCCTAAAAAATCACAAGAATTATTAAATAAATGCACTGCATTTCAAGTATCTCGCAAAGATTCCACTTTATACGGAAGCTTTGGGAATGAACAAACAAAAGAGGTATATTCATTTGATAACCTTCAATATTTATTATCTATATCTTTACTAGATATTTAA
- a CDS encoding YkvI family membrane protein gives MKDNSYIKIASIYVGTIIGAGFASGQEIMNFFGKFGVNGLIGIIIATSLFCLIGSIILSAAHTNNIYSYNQLLEKIFGKSISKVIDFLIILFLIAGYCIMLAGSGAIFQEQYNIDANIGILFMAIATFITFIFSVKGLSTVNTVIVPFLLISIVYIGSNVILHEGININVLNHINTSNDYKFIISSVTYVGYNMIPALVILTSVGSLVDSKKNAIKGGILGGLFLGILALFILMPSLILYNDISTLELPMLNISSYSNYRGKYLYSIILWFAMFTTAIGNGFGIITRIKPIFNIDQKKLCFLFCVISIFLAKFGFSNLIMILYPIFGYISFLIIICAFLKLVFKGSIVR, from the coding sequence ATGAAAGATAACTCATATATCAAAATAGCAAGTATCTATGTAGGCACCATAATAGGTGCAGGATTTGCTTCAGGACAAGAAATTATGAACTTTTTTGGAAAGTTCGGAGTAAATGGTCTAATAGGTATAATAATCGCAACATCTTTATTCTGCTTGATAGGAAGTATAATCCTTTCAGCAGCTCATACAAATAATATATATAGCTACAATCAACTCTTAGAAAAGATATTCGGTAAGAGTATAAGCAAAGTAATAGATTTTTTAATTATACTATTCCTAATAGCTGGCTATTGTATAATGCTCGCAGGAAGCGGCGCTATATTTCAGGAGCAATACAATATAGATGCTAATATAGGTATATTATTTATGGCAATAGCCACATTTATAACATTTATTTTCAGTGTAAAAGGATTATCCACCGTAAACACGGTAATAGTTCCTTTCTTATTAATTTCAATAGTGTATATAGGATCAAATGTTATTTTACATGAAGGTATAAATATAAATGTCCTAAACCACATTAATACATCTAATGATTACAAATTCATAATATCATCTGTAACTTATGTTGGGTATAATATGATACCAGCTTTAGTCATACTTACATCAGTTGGGTCTTTAGTTGACAGCAAAAAAAATGCTATAAAGGGAGGTATACTTGGAGGATTATTTCTTGGAATACTAGCTTTATTCATACTAATGCCATCACTTATACTTTATAACGATATATCTACCTTAGAACTTCCAATGCTAAATATATCGAGTTACTCAAATTACAGGGGAAAATATTTATACTCTATAATACTTTGGTTTGCAATGTTTACAACCGCAATAGGAAATGGATTTGGAATTATAACTAGGATAAAACCGATATTTAATATAGATCAAAAGAAATTATGCTTTTTATTTTGTGTAATATCTATATTCTTAGCTAAATTTGGATTTTCAAATTTAATAATGATTCTATACCCTATATTCGGATATATAAGCTTTTTGATAATAATATGTGCTTTCTTAAAGCTTGTATTTAAAGGTAGTATAGTGAGATGA
- a CDS encoding PRD domain-containing protein, whose product MEKKNFRVLKLLNNNIILAFDLDNKEEVILLGKGIGFGKKENKKAYIPRNSIEKSFVTYDDKMTNDYFKIVNSTDSKVIEISEKIIDSAEKKLGDLNSHIHILLTDHIGFAIERVNSGLEITNPFIDEINILYPEEFKIASEGISIIKENLDIDLGRGEVGFIAMHLHSAKKNVNVKETVKSTRILNEIVNIIEDGLNIKIKKTDYEYKRLINHLQGALDRIKNKKTIKNPLLSNIKEQFKDSFEIIEKIKEKIEEEYETEVLEEELGYMAIHIERLKK is encoded by the coding sequence TTGGAGAAGAAAAATTTTAGAGTATTAAAGCTTTTAAACAATAATATAATTCTAGCTTTTGACCTTGATAACAAGGAAGAAGTAATACTTCTTGGAAAAGGCATAGGATTTGGGAAAAAGGAGAATAAAAAGGCCTATATTCCAAGAAATAGTATAGAAAAATCATTTGTAACTTACGATGATAAAATGACTAATGATTATTTTAAAATTGTAAATAGTACAGATTCAAAGGTAATAGAGATAAGTGAAAAAATAATAGATAGTGCAGAAAAAAAATTAGGTGATTTAAATTCTCATATACACATTCTTCTAACAGACCATATAGGATTTGCTATTGAAAGAGTAAATTCAGGTCTTGAAATAACCAATCCGTTTATAGATGAAATAAACATACTTTATCCTGAAGAATTTAAGATTGCAAGTGAGGGAATAAGCATTATAAAAGAAAATTTAGATATTGATTTAGGAAGGGGAGAGGTTGGCTTTATAGCTATGCATCTTCATTCTGCCAAAAAAAACGTAAATGTAAAAGAGACCGTTAAAAGCACGAGAATATTAAATGAGATAGTAAATATCATAGAAGATGGTCTTAATATAAAAATCAAAAAAACAGATTATGAGTATAAAAGGCTTATAAATCATCTACAAGGTGCTTTAGATAGAATAAAAAATAAAAAAACTATCAAAAATCCACTTTTGAGCAATATAAAAGAACAGTTTAAGGATTCATTTGAAATAATAGAAAAAATAAAAGAAAAGATAGAAGAGGAGTATGAAACTGAAGTATTAGAAGAAGAACTGGGTTATATGGCAATTCATATTGAAAGATTAAAAAAATAA
- a CDS encoding methyl-accepting chemotaxis protein translates to MKAKNLYWKLTLNLEATTYLVLLPFAIYNIYVLGGFWGDNLYYHCFSLSLAVGLNLLVGLGLRKKFIYNDLKSLYELKDLNGEDVVAIKRSLLKLPLKEGITMFFRGMFGLFSIMIITNFFISVTKIQYIASLILGTIFGLTGFVLNYINSEKFIMNIFIDNKLENTEDVNDAYIKFGLSTKIFIGILSVVFLGISTYSYLIYEINTGIINPDKYAVHLLISACCIIYVTMTFSYVFINNIKNNIMHMENAINNIAKNNLDIDIVSVSSDEIGNMSRKLHQMKENLKKLIINISKESENIYTYSVNLTETINETVKSISEVSYVINELSSGATNQAQDSQIGVSKLCDLGKKINNTTENSNIVKNSAEQVDKASKEGFESMIVLKDKFNINANLSTEMSNDIKLLAAKSSEIVHIVDTIKSIASQTNLLALNASIEAARAGKHGQGFSVVAEEIRKLATESDNATKEVETIIDEMQKQMQITESSIQKSNILVQETSNSVENVAKSFNKIEEMILISVKQVNDLSNNILQINEYKETVFGSIENIASIAQESAASTEEVSSSMEQQRYTVEEVSIISSNLEKTAHYLKEEVNKFRF, encoded by the coding sequence ATGAAAGCTAAAAACTTATATTGGAAATTAACACTTAATTTAGAAGCAACTACATACTTGGTTTTGCTTCCTTTTGCAATATACAATATATATGTATTAGGAGGATTTTGGGGTGATAATTTATATTATCATTGTTTTTCATTGTCTTTAGCAGTTGGTTTAAACTTGTTAGTTGGATTAGGTCTTAGAAAAAAGTTTATATATAATGATTTAAAATCACTTTATGAACTAAAAGATTTAAACGGTGAAGACGTAGTTGCTATTAAAAGAAGTTTATTAAAACTTCCTCTTAAAGAAGGTATTACTATGTTTTTTAGAGGTATGTTTGGTCTATTTAGTATTATGATTATTACTAATTTTTTTATTTCTGTAACTAAAATTCAATACATAGCATCATTAATATTGGGTACCATTTTTGGCTTAACTGGCTTTGTCCTAAATTATATAAATTCCGAAAAATTTATTATGAATATTTTTATTGATAATAAATTAGAAAATACTGAAGATGTAAACGATGCATACATAAAATTTGGACTATCAACAAAAATATTTATAGGCATTTTATCTGTAGTATTTTTAGGCATCAGTACATACTCGTACTTAATTTACGAGATCAATACCGGTATAATAAATCCTGATAAATATGCTGTTCATTTATTAATTTCTGCTTGCTGTATAATTTATGTTACAATGACTTTTTCATATGTTTTTATTAATAATATTAAAAATAATATAATGCATATGGAAAATGCAATAAATAATATTGCTAAAAATAATTTAGATATAGACATAGTTAGTGTTTCATCGGATGAGATTGGAAATATGAGTAGAAAACTTCATCAAATGAAAGAAAACTTAAAAAAACTCATTATAAATATTTCAAAGGAATCTGAAAATATATATACATATTCAGTGAATTTAACAGAGACCATTAATGAAACTGTAAAATCTATTAGTGAAGTTTCTTATGTTATAAATGAGTTGTCAAGTGGAGCAACTAATCAAGCTCAAGATTCACAAATAGGAGTATCTAAGCTATGTGATTTAGGAAAAAAAATTAATAATACTACAGAAAATTCTAATATAGTGAAAAATAGTGCAGAACAAGTAGACAAAGCTAGCAAAGAGGGCTTTGAGTCAATGATAGTTTTAAAGGATAAATTTAATATCAATGCTAACTTATCAACAGAAATGTCTAATGATATAAAATTATTAGCAGCAAAATCATCTGAAATAGTACATATAGTTGATACTATTAAATCTATAGCTAGTCAAACTAACTTATTAGCTTTAAATGCATCAATAGAAGCCGCTAGAGCAGGTAAACATGGTCAGGGATTTTCAGTAGTAGCTGAAGAAATTAGAAAACTTGCTACAGAATCAGATAATGCTACAAAAGAAGTTGAAACTATTATTGATGAAATGCAGAAACAAATGCAAATCACAGAATCAAGTATTCAAAAATCAAATATATTAGTACAGGAAACAAGTAATTCTGTTGAAAATGTAGCCAAATCATTTAATAAAATTGAAGAAATGATACTAATTTCAGTAAAACAAGTTAATGATTTATCTAACAATATTTTGCAGATTAATGAATATAAAGAGACTGTTTTTGGTTCAATTGAAAACATAGCATCAATAGCTCAAGAATCTGCTGCATCTACTGAAGAAGTAAGTTCTAGTATGGAACAACAAAGATACACTGTAGAAGAAGTATCAATAATATCTAGTAACTTAGAAAAAACAGCTCATTATTTAAAAGAAGAAGTTAATAAGTTTAGATTTTAA
- the nagB gene encoding glucosamine-6-phosphate deaminase — translation MRIICVDNYDDMSKKAANIVASQIILKPNSVLGLATGSTPIGMYKQLTKAYEDGHIDFEKITTFNLDEYFNLDKKNEQSYYHYMKKKLFEKVNINMENINIPNGMADNIDEECLEYEKKIRNKGGVDIQVLGIGRNGHIGFNEPDIKFEALTHMVKLDEQTIEDNSRFFDSIEEVPTKAISMGIKTIMRAKKIVLLASGKEKAECIYEAIYGNITPSIPASVLQLHPDVIFVIDKEAGSKLNLEEIDKQYL, via the coding sequence ATGAGAATTATATGTGTTGACAATTACGATGATATGAGCAAAAAAGCTGCTAATATAGTCGCAAGTCAGATAATATTAAAGCCAAATAGTGTATTGGGACTAGCTACTGGATCAACTCCAATAGGTATGTATAAACAGCTTACAAAAGCTTATGAAGATGGGCATATAGATTTTGAAAAAATAACTACATTCAATTTGGATGAATACTTTAATCTAGACAAAAAAAATGAACAAAGCTATTACCACTATATGAAAAAGAAATTATTTGAAAAAGTAAACATAAATATGGAAAACATCAACATACCAAACGGTATGGCTGATAATATAGATGAAGAATGCTTGGAATATGAAAAGAAGATAAGAAACAAAGGTGGAGTAGATATTCAAGTGCTAGGTATAGGAAGGAATGGGCACATAGGGTTTAATGAACCAGATATTAAATTCGAAGCATTAACTCATATGGTAAAATTGGATGAGCAAACTATAGAGGATAACTCGAGATTTTTTGATTCAATAGAGGAAGTTCCAACGAAGGCTATAAGCATGGGAATTAAGACTATTATGAGAGCTAAAAAAATAGTACTTCTCGCAAGTGGAAAAGAAAAAGCAGAATGTATATATGAGGCAATATACGGGAATATAACACCTAGTATACCAGCATCGGTACTTCAGCTTCATCCAGATGTTATATTCGTAATAGACAAGGAAGCAGGTTCAAAATTAAATTTAGAAGAAATAGATAAACAGTATTTATAG
- the nagE gene encoding N-acetylglucosamine-specific PTS transporter subunit IIBC: MNNVFGKVQKLGKSLMLPIAVMPVVAILLRLGVLWDMPFITAAGSAVFDNLAILFAIGVAIGFAKDSQGAAGLAGAVGYFVLDGCAKAINADINMGVLAGMIAGIVAGNLYNKYNDIKLPDFLGFFGGKRFIPIVTAFACIVLGFVFGYVWPYIQDGIDSIGNWIIGAGAAGMFVFGFLNRLLIPTGLHHIINSIVWFIFGSYNGATGDLNRFFAGDPNSGLFMTGFFPVMMFGLPAAALAMYTCAKKENKKAVGGMLLSVGFTSFLTGITEPLEFMFMFIAPVLYVIHAVLTGLSMAVTYMFGIRHGFGFSAGAIDYFVNMNLATNGWLLIPLGIAFFVLYYVIFVFAIKKFDIKTPGREDVSEDRDSNVSNKNSDMDELAVEYLKALGGKENIVELDSCITRLRLVVDDASKVDENKLKSLGASGVIKVNNKSMQVVVGTKVELLSSRMKKLI, encoded by the coding sequence ATGAATAATGTATTTGGTAAGGTTCAAAAGCTAGGTAAATCATTAATGCTTCCTATCGCTGTAATGCCGGTTGTAGCGATACTATTAAGGCTTGGGGTATTATGGGATATGCCGTTTATAACGGCAGCAGGAAGTGCTGTATTTGACAATTTAGCTATATTATTTGCAATAGGAGTAGCAATTGGATTTGCTAAGGATTCACAAGGGGCAGCAGGACTTGCTGGTGCAGTTGGATATTTTGTTTTAGATGGTTGTGCTAAGGCTATTAATGCCGATATTAATATGGGCGTTTTAGCAGGTATGATAGCGGGTATTGTAGCTGGTAACTTGTACAATAAATATAATGATATTAAGCTACCTGATTTCTTAGGTTTCTTTGGTGGAAAGCGTTTTATACCTATAGTAACAGCATTTGCTTGTATAGTATTAGGTTTTGTATTTGGTTATGTATGGCCATACATTCAAGATGGAATAGATTCTATAGGTAATTGGATAATAGGAGCAGGGGCAGCAGGAATGTTTGTGTTTGGTTTCTTAAACAGATTATTAATACCAACAGGTCTTCATCATATTATAAACAGTATAGTTTGGTTTATATTTGGAAGTTATAATGGAGCAACAGGAGATTTAAATAGATTCTTTGCAGGAGATCCAAATTCTGGATTATTCATGACTGGATTTTTCCCCGTTATGATGTTTGGTCTTCCAGCAGCAGCTCTTGCTATGTATACTTGTGCTAAAAAGGAAAATAAAAAGGCTGTAGGAGGAATGTTATTATCAGTAGGATTTACTTCTTTCTTAACGGGAATAACAGAGCCGCTTGAATTTATGTTTATGTTTATAGCACCTGTTTTATATGTAATACATGCTGTTTTAACAGGTTTATCTATGGCGGTAACTTATATGTTTGGAATTCGTCATGGATTTGGATTCTCAGCTGGAGCAATAGACTATTTTGTAAATATGAACTTAGCTACTAATGGATGGTTGTTAATACCTTTAGGGATAGCATTCTTCGTATTATACTATGTTATATTTGTATTTGCTATAAAGAAATTCGATATTAAAACTCCAGGTAGAGAGGATGTATCAGAAGATAGAGACTCTAATGTTTCTAATAAAAACAGTGATATGGATGAGTTAGCAGTTGAATATTTAAAAGCATTAGGTGGAAAAGAAAATATAGTTGAGCTAGACTCTTGTATAACACGACTTAGGCTTGTTGTTGACGATGCTTCTAAAGTAGATGAAAATAAATTAAAGTCATTAGGAGCATCGGGAGTTATAAAGGTTAACAATAAGAGTATGCAAGTCGTAGTGGGAACTAAGGTTGAACTTTTATCTTCAAGAATGAAGAAGCTTATATAA
- the nagA gene encoding N-acetylglucosamine-6-phosphate deacetylase yields the protein MRAIINSKIILEDEVLEDSVIVYNDKIVDIVKSNEFENVKVDSIIDAKGNYVSAGFIDLHIHGSGGYDTMDATKEALNTISKTIIQNGVTSYLPTTMSMSKSDIKNALDNIRNTKITGGAKSVGVHLEGPFINPKYKGAQNEKYIINPDYEFIKNYLDIIRIITFAPEKDENFEFINKVKQHKNVVLSMGHTDATFEQAIEAIQNGVTYVTHAFNAMTGLHHRNPGVIGALFANDIYCELIADTIHVHKGIFQSFIDMNKKEKVILITDSMRAGCMKCGEYELGGQRVIVDEISARLEDNTLAGSILKLNDAVKNIRDNTKYKINDIINMVTVNPARAIGLYDEIGSIEKGKAADLVIFDENIKILTTIINGDTLYEVI from the coding sequence GTGAGAGCTATTATAAACTCAAAAATAATACTAGAAGATGAAGTTTTAGAAGATAGTGTTATTGTTTATAACGATAAGATAGTAGATATAGTTAAGAGTAATGAGTTTGAAAATGTAAAAGTCGACAGCATTATAGATGCTAAAGGGAATTATGTAAGTGCAGGCTTTATAGATCTTCATATACATGGGTCTGGCGGATATGATACTATGGATGCTACAAAAGAAGCCTTAAATACTATATCTAAGACTATAATCCAAAATGGTGTCACATCTTATTTGCCAACCACTATGAGCATGTCAAAATCAGATATAAAAAATGCACTGGATAATATAAGAAACACAAAAATTACAGGTGGGGCAAAGTCTGTTGGAGTCCATCTTGAAGGTCCATTTATAAATCCTAAATACAAAGGTGCGCAAAATGAAAAATATATAATAAATCCTGATTACGAGTTTATAAAGAATTATCTAGATATAATAAGAATAATAACATTTGCACCAGAGAAAGATGAAAACTTTGAGTTTATTAACAAAGTGAAACAACATAAAAATGTAGTTTTATCTATGGGACATACTGATGCAACATTTGAACAAGCAATAGAAGCTATTCAAAATGGAGTAACCTATGTGACTCACGCTTTCAATGCTATGACTGGGCTGCACCATAGAAATCCAGGTGTTATAGGAGCTTTATTTGCAAATGATATATACTGTGAGCTAATAGCTGATACTATACATGTTCACAAAGGAATATTTCAATCATTCATAGACATGAATAAAAAGGAAAAAGTAATACTTATAACTGACTCTATGAGAGCTGGGTGCATGAAATGTGGAGAGTATGAACTTGGAGGACAAAGGGTAATAGTAGATGAAATAAGTGCAAGACTTGAGGATAACACATTAGCTGGAAGTATATTGAAATTAAACGATGCAGTTAAGAACATAAGAGACAATACGAAATACAAAATAAATGACATTATTAATATGGTAACAGTTAACCCTGCTAGAGCAATAGGCCTATATGATGAAATAGGAAGTATAGAAAAAGGAAAAGCAGCAGATTTGGTAATATTTGATGAAAATATAAAAATTTTAACAACAATAATAAATGGAGATACTTTATACGAGGTGATATAG